In Pochonia chlamydosporia 170 chromosome Unknown PCv3seq00008, whole genome shotgun sequence, the following proteins share a genomic window:
- a CDS encoding hydrophobic surface binding protein A domain-containing protein → MVSAKLILSYLALSSVATAAPPPNNTDLYYADITTIDTNVKKLTAKAKSYTGGLIWLVPQIPLALQAAVATANAGVHSSRMPKPLPVEDLLRLTEHVNKTLAVDNPIAVDTFIAKKALYEEAGLKLAIHLSLKVFRRCSCVWRIILWRGCRVMRRRIRLRLRRGIFRLLRRRCRGVLMRMRDGLCCENETTLCCARCSKV, encoded by the coding sequence ATGGTCTCCGCCAAGCTCATCCTATCCTACCTCGCCCTCTCCTCCGTAGCCACGGCCGCCCCTCCCCCCAACAACACAGACCTCTACTACgccgacatcaccaccatcgacACCAACGTCAAGAAACTCACCGCCAAAGCAAAATCCTACACAGGCGGCCTCATCTGGCTGGTGCCTCAGATCCCGCTCGCCCTGCAAGCGGCCGTCGCTACCGCCAACGCGGGCGTCCACTCATCACGCATGCCTAAGCCCTTGCCTGTGGAGGACCTGCTCCGTCTGACGGAGCATGTGAACAAGACGCTGGCGGTGGACAATCCCATTGCGGTGGACACGTTTATCGCCAAGAAGGCTTTGTATGAGGAGGCGGGGCTGAAGCTGGCGATTCATTTGAGTCTCAAGGTGTTTAGGCGCTGCAGCTGCGTGTGGCGGATAATATTATGGCGAGGGTGCCGAGTGATGCGCCGAAGGATAAGGTTGAGATTGCGAAGAGGGATATTCAGATTATTACGGAGGCGTTGCAGAGGGGTATTAATGCGTATGCGTGATGGGTTGTGTTGTGAGAATGAAACAACTTTGTGTTGTGCAAGATGCTCGAAGGTGTAG